In Spirosoma aureum, a single genomic region encodes these proteins:
- the rfbA gene encoding glucose-1-phosphate thymidylyltransferase RfbA: MKGIILAGGSGTRLHPLTLAVSKQLMPVYDKPMIYYPLSILMLAGIRDILIISTPHDLPHFEKLLGDGARIGCRFSYAVQPSPDGLAQAFIIGEEFIGDDKVALVLGDNIFYGSGLSKLLQANNDPDGGVVYAYQVQDPERYGVVEFDDSFNVLSIEEKPEQPKSNYAVPGLYFYDNDVVNIARNIKPSPRGELEITDVNRVYLEQGKLKVGVLDRGTAWLDTGTFASLMQAGQFVQVIEERQGLKIGCIEEIAYRMKFIDASQLAEIARPLVKSGYGQYLLNLLK; encoded by the coding sequence ATGAAAGGAATTATTCTTGCCGGAGGATCTGGCACCCGTCTTCATCCGCTTACCCTGGCTGTCAGCAAACAGCTTATGCCAGTTTATGATAAGCCGATGATTTATTACCCGCTTTCGATTCTGATGCTAGCGGGTATTCGTGATATTCTAATTATTTCAACGCCACACGATCTGCCCCATTTCGAGAAACTTCTCGGTGATGGAGCCCGTATTGGCTGTCGGTTTAGCTATGCTGTGCAACCCAGCCCCGACGGGTTAGCCCAGGCGTTTATTATCGGTGAAGAGTTTATTGGCGACGATAAAGTTGCGCTGGTTTTAGGCGACAATATTTTCTATGGCTCTGGTTTGTCCAAGCTACTCCAGGCCAATAATGATCCTGATGGTGGTGTAGTTTATGCCTATCAGGTACAGGACCCCGAACGGTATGGCGTTGTTGAATTCGACGATTCGTTCAATGTGCTTTCGATCGAGGAAAAGCCCGAGCAACCAAAATCGAATTACGCCGTTCCGGGTTTGTATTTTTATGACAATGATGTCGTTAATATTGCCAGGAATATTAAACCATCGCCGAGGGGCGAGCTGGAAATCACCGATGTGAACCGGGTTTACCTGGAACAGGGCAAACTAAAAGTCGGCGTATTGGACCGGGGAACGGCCTGGCTCGACACAGGTACATTTGCGTCGTTGATGCAGGCTGGCCAGTTTGTGCAGGTTATTGAAGAACGACAGGGTTTAAAAATAGGCTGTATTGAAGAGATTGCCTACCGCATGAAGTTTATTGACGCTAGTCAGTTAGCAGAAATTGCCAGGCCGTTAGTTAAAAGCGGTTATGGACAGTATCTACTAAACTTACTAAAATAA
- a CDS encoding sugar phosphate isomerase/epimerase family protein, with protein sequence MNRRTFARKTIQAASLVGLTSSLTSFSFEKPSIRLGGPLFDKYEQPDEWIAALKKQGYRAAYCPLKTDAPADQVKAYEGAAKKANILIAEVGAWSNPLSTDATTAQTALKKCVDSLALAEAIGANCCVNISGSRNPAQWAGPHKDNLTEATFEQIVDITRKIIQEVKPTRTYFALELMPWSYPDSVDSYLRLIKAINQKQFGVHLDPMNIIDSPRVFFNNGALIKECFKKLGPHIRSCHGKDIILKEDVYTPQLVECRPGLGHMDYAVYLTELSKLNDIPLMMEHLATSEAYQEAAKYIRSVGAKEGIDV encoded by the coding sequence ATGAATCGTAGGACATTCGCCCGAAAAACAATACAAGCCGCTTCGCTCGTTGGATTAACGTCTTCCTTAACGAGCTTCTCGTTCGAAAAGCCTTCCATCCGATTGGGTGGCCCCCTTTTTGACAAGTATGAGCAACCCGATGAGTGGATTGCTGCGCTAAAGAAGCAAGGCTACCGGGCCGCTTATTGCCCGCTAAAGACAGATGCGCCCGCCGATCAAGTCAAAGCATACGAAGGGGCGGCCAAAAAAGCCAATATTCTCATTGCCGAAGTAGGCGCCTGGAGCAATCCGCTTAGCACTGACGCAACTACTGCTCAAACGGCATTAAAAAAATGTGTGGATTCGCTGGCTTTAGCCGAAGCCATCGGTGCCAATTGTTGCGTGAACATCAGTGGCTCCCGGAACCCTGCACAATGGGCTGGCCCTCATAAAGACAATCTTACAGAAGCCACGTTCGAGCAAATTGTCGATATCACACGGAAAATTATTCAGGAGGTAAAGCCTACCCGAACCTATTTTGCCCTAGAGCTAATGCCCTGGAGTTATCCGGACTCCGTCGATTCCTACCTGCGCCTGATCAAAGCAATCAACCAAAAGCAATTTGGCGTTCACCTCGATCCGATGAACATCATCGATAGCCCTCGGGTCTTTTTTAACAATGGGGCGCTGATCAAAGAGTGTTTCAAAAAGCTTGGGCCACACATCCGGAGCTGCCATGGGAAAGACATTATTCTCAAAGAAGATGTTTATACGCCACAACTGGTCGAATGCAGGCCGGGCCTGGGTCATATGGACTACGCTGTTTATCTGACTGAGCTTAGTAAGCTTAACGACATTCCGCTCATGATGGAACACCTGGCAACTTCAGAAGCTTACCAGGAAGCTGCGAAGTATATTCGGTCGGTGGGTGCTAAAGAAGGAATCGATGTTTGA
- a CDS encoding DUF5686 and carboxypeptidase-like regulatory domain-containing protein: MKASKLLSISDDNPCQIIHVQRRSIHFLVQIRQILFLIALFGCLATFGQTPTSQAVISGRITDLSLGQGIAFASIAVKGKPIGTQADADGRYKLQVRQPVDSILVTALGYQTVHVAVTAQTVDVALKPAASLLNEVVVHAGENPAFRILREINAHRKQNDFRQLSGYDYEAYSQLAITINQLSERFRQRKPVRAILSALEEKQGGKPATVLPVFFSETVSHIYARRNPQHTKEQILKTNISSVGITDDSFVAMFTGAGFNTLNFYQNQVILFKKEFISPLAEGGRSAYTYFLADTTQIGQHTCYGIDFDPKNERDLVFKGRMWIDKRSYALVRIEAQVGTAANINFIRQIDIDQTYELANDSGNAWLPETTHLTVSVGEVVKHTFGATVDYTTSVRQPLVGQPKSVDFFNVDIDLAEDREQSTPDYWQAQRLQSSQSHTYDQTRAMLDTVRSLPVVKSYTRAAQFVLNGGYLPLVRGVDVGSAFSMWAYNRVEGHRFRMGLQTNNTFSRTWQLSAYGAYGTRDRVWKTGAEVNFIPKRQPLTLITLRHSYDLEQLGFRIEDVADNSFFRINSRFGRYPQAYYQREMSLTAQRDLGTNFTQTVGARSRSMNLLFPFAINQTSESAPLATAMTDLRSSELFLETRYAPGRLPARRVTNRRIRRRPTETAPIVTLRYTLGTASFQSRTFSGYHKLQMQVDHTLRWGLFGRTQYTIKAGYSPSTIPYLLLQVHLGNQTPFYNKNAFNLMNYAEFVSDRYVSVAVEHKFEGLLTNRLPIIRRWGWRTFMTGNVLWGQLSEANYKLIATQDSKGKRLPPVHSLQQTPYVEVGYGFENILKSLRIEALHRLTYRQNPNVTPFAIKVSFQLGL; this comes from the coding sequence ATGAAGGCTAGTAAACTACTCTCAATATCGGATGATAATCCCTGCCAAATCATACACGTTCAGCGCAGATCAATCCATTTTCTCGTTCAGATTCGTCAGATTCTGTTTCTTATAGCCCTGTTTGGATGTCTAGCTACCTTCGGACAAACACCTACTAGTCAGGCGGTTATTTCCGGAAGAATAACCGACCTGAGTTTGGGGCAAGGGATTGCATTTGCTTCAATAGCCGTAAAAGGGAAACCCATTGGTACGCAGGCCGATGCCGATGGCCGTTATAAACTTCAAGTACGACAACCCGTTGATTCGATTCTGGTAACGGCACTCGGCTACCAGACAGTACACGTCGCTGTTACTGCGCAAACCGTTGATGTAGCATTAAAACCAGCTGCATCGTTGCTCAATGAAGTAGTGGTTCATGCCGGTGAAAACCCCGCGTTTCGTATCCTGAGAGAAATAAATGCTCACCGAAAACAGAACGATTTCCGGCAGTTGAGCGGCTACGACTATGAAGCCTACAGCCAGCTCGCCATTACGATCAACCAACTATCCGAACGCTTCCGGCAACGGAAGCCAGTGCGGGCAATCCTGAGCGCGCTGGAAGAGAAACAGGGCGGAAAACCCGCCACGGTATTACCCGTCTTTTTTTCTGAAACTGTTTCGCACATCTATGCCCGGCGTAATCCGCAGCATACGAAAGAGCAGATTCTAAAAACGAACATCAGCAGCGTTGGCATTACCGACGATAGTTTCGTAGCGATGTTTACCGGCGCAGGCTTCAATACGCTTAATTTCTACCAAAATCAGGTTATTCTGTTCAAAAAAGAGTTCATTTCGCCACTGGCCGAAGGGGGACGCTCAGCGTATACCTACTTCCTGGCCGACACAACACAAATTGGTCAGCACACTTGCTATGGCATTGATTTTGACCCTAAGAACGAACGAGATCTGGTTTTTAAGGGGCGAATGTGGATTGATAAACGCAGTTACGCCCTGGTTCGGATCGAAGCCCAGGTTGGAACTGCAGCCAACATCAATTTCATCCGTCAAATTGATATCGATCAAACCTACGAACTAGCCAATGACTCGGGTAATGCCTGGCTACCCGAAACAACACACTTAACAGTTAGTGTCGGTGAAGTAGTTAAGCATACATTTGGTGCTACGGTCGATTACACGACCTCGGTTCGGCAACCACTGGTTGGCCAGCCGAAATCGGTTGATTTTTTTAATGTAGACATTGATCTGGCCGAAGACCGCGAGCAATCCACACCCGATTACTGGCAGGCTCAGCGCCTGCAATCAAGTCAATCGCACACCTACGATCAGACTCGCGCTATGCTGGATACCGTCCGTAGCCTGCCTGTTGTGAAATCATATACCAGAGCTGCTCAGTTTGTGCTCAATGGCGGGTATCTGCCACTCGTACGAGGGGTCGATGTCGGTTCGGCATTTTCCATGTGGGCGTATAACCGCGTTGAAGGACATCGGTTTCGGATGGGCTTACAAACCAATAATACCTTTAGCCGTACGTGGCAGCTTTCGGCTTACGGGGCTTATGGAACGCGTGATCGGGTATGGAAAACCGGCGCTGAAGTCAATTTTATTCCTAAACGACAGCCATTGACGCTCATTACGCTACGCCATAGCTATGATCTGGAACAGTTGGGTTTTCGGATAGAAGATGTAGCCGATAACTCGTTTTTCCGGATAAACAGCCGGTTCGGGCGTTATCCACAAGCCTATTATCAACGCGAAATGTCACTAACAGCCCAGCGCGATTTAGGAACAAATTTTACGCAAACGGTCGGTGCTCGATCTCGGTCTATGAATCTGTTATTCCCCTTCGCGATTAATCAGACCAGTGAATCAGCACCTTTAGCAACGGCTATGACAGATCTTCGGAGTTCGGAATTATTTCTGGAAACTCGCTATGCACCAGGTCGGTTACCTGCCCGGCGTGTTACAAACCGCCGAATTCGTCGTCGCCCGACCGAAACGGCGCCCATTGTGACCTTACGCTATACGCTGGGTACTGCTTCATTTCAGAGCCGTACCTTTAGCGGTTACCATAAGCTGCAAATGCAGGTTGACCACACCCTTCGCTGGGGTCTTTTCGGGCGCACGCAATACACGATCAAGGCCGGATATAGCCCCTCAACCATTCCCTATCTGTTGCTTCAGGTACATTTAGGGAACCAAACGCCGTTTTATAATAAGAACGCCTTTAACCTGATGAACTACGCAGAGTTTGTCAGTGACCGCTATGTATCGGTTGCCGTTGAGCACAAGTTTGAAGGATTACTGACTAATCGTCTACCCATAATCCGGCGTTGGGGGTGGCGCACATTTATGACGGGCAACGTGCTGTGGGGGCAATTGAGTGAGGCTAATTACAAGCTGATAGCCACGCAGGATAGTAAGGGTAAGCGGCTTCCGCCAGTTCACTCATTGCAGCAAACGCCTTATGTGGAAGTAGGGTATGGCTTCGAGAATATCCTGAAATCCTTACGTATCGAAGCGTTGCACCGGCTGACCTATCGGCAAAACCCGAATGTAACGCCGTTTGCTATCAAAGTATCGTTTCAACTTGGTTTATAA
- the galE gene encoding UDP-glucose 4-epimerase GalE: MTPTGNSPKILVTGGAGFIGSHTVVSLVEAGFEPVIVDDFSNSERSVLDGLRTILGRDVTCYTANCNDSAAMEAIFQKEAVIGVIHFAAYKAVGESVRLPLKYYRNNLDSLILLLELMPKYGVHNLVFSSSCTVYGQPEQLPVTEATPRLPAQSPYGNTKAISEDIIRDTVQSQAPIKALALRYFNPIGAHPSAALGELPLGVPANLVPFITQTAAGIRSSLTVYGNDYNTPDGTCIRDYIHVVDLAEAHVQALRKLNEQNTDSSYDVINIGTGRGETVLNIIKTFEQETGVNLNYTIGPRRPGDVEQVYADVTKANRDLNWTARRSLAESLRDAWRWQQKISLK; the protein is encoded by the coding sequence TTGACTCCCACAGGTAATTCCCCCAAGATTCTGGTAACCGGCGGAGCTGGTTTTATTGGCTCCCACACGGTTGTTTCCCTGGTTGAAGCTGGCTTCGAACCGGTAATCGTCGACGATTTTTCCAATTCTGAACGCTCTGTTCTCGACGGTTTGCGGACCATTCTGGGCCGTGATGTAACGTGCTATACGGCCAACTGTAATGATTCGGCCGCAATGGAAGCTATTTTTCAGAAAGAGGCCGTTATCGGCGTCATTCACTTTGCCGCCTATAAAGCGGTTGGTGAATCGGTTCGGCTGCCCTTGAAGTATTACAGAAACAATCTGGATTCGCTGATACTTCTGCTGGAATTGATGCCTAAATACGGCGTGCATAACCTCGTATTTTCTTCGTCCTGCACGGTGTATGGCCAGCCGGAGCAGTTACCGGTTACCGAGGCAACCCCCCGGCTACCGGCACAGTCACCGTATGGCAATACGAAGGCAATCAGTGAAGACATTATCCGTGATACGGTACAGTCACAAGCACCGATTAAAGCATTAGCACTACGTTATTTTAACCCAATTGGCGCACATCCATCGGCAGCGCTTGGCGAGTTACCACTTGGCGTTCCAGCAAATCTGGTTCCGTTCATTACGCAGACAGCCGCCGGTATTCGTTCCAGCCTGACGGTTTACGGCAATGATTACAATACGCCCGATGGCACCTGCATTCGTGACTATATTCACGTCGTAGATCTGGCCGAAGCGCACGTGCAGGCGTTGCGTAAACTGAACGAACAGAATACCGACTCCAGCTATGATGTCATTAACATCGGAACAGGGCGGGGCGAAACAGTACTGAATATTATCAAAACATTTGAACAGGAAACCGGGGTTAACCTGAATTATACAATCGGGCCTCGTCGGCCGGGCGATGTTGAACAGGTCTATGCCGATGTAACGAAAGCCAATCGGGATCTTAACTGGACAGCGCGTCGTTCGCTGGCAGAATCGTTGCGGGATGCGTGGCGGTGGCAGCAGAAAATCAGTTTAAAATAG
- the rfbB gene encoding dTDP-glucose 4,6-dehydratase, with protein sequence MKLLITGGAGFIGSHVVRLFVTKYPEYQIYNLDKLTYAGNLANLSDIENAPNYTFIKGDITDAKFLEDMFAEIPFDGVIHLAAESHVDRSITDPMAFVMTNVVGTVNLLNTAKNSWKAASESFEGKRFYHVSTDEVYGSLHNPEDFFTEQTAYDPQSPYSASKAASDHFVRAYGNTYKLPVVLSNCSNNYGPNHFPEKLIPLMIHNIQTNKPLPVYGKGENVRDWLFVVDHARAIDAVFHTGKLGETYNIGGFNEWKNIDLVHLLCSIMDRKLGREVGTSAKLITYVTDRAGHDLRYAIDAHKIMNELGWQPSLQFEEGLEKTVDWFLANQDWLDNVTSGAYQSYYQGMYANR encoded by the coding sequence ATGAAACTTCTTATTACGGGCGGTGCCGGATTTATCGGATCGCATGTTGTTCGGCTATTCGTCACGAAATATCCAGAGTATCAAATTTACAATCTCGATAAACTGACTTATGCCGGAAATCTGGCTAACCTGTCGGATATCGAAAACGCACCGAACTATACATTCATTAAGGGTGATATTACCGATGCGAAATTTCTCGAGGATATGTTCGCCGAGATCCCATTTGATGGTGTCATTCACCTCGCGGCCGAATCGCACGTAGATCGCTCCATCACTGACCCAATGGCGTTTGTTATGACCAACGTCGTTGGAACGGTCAATTTGCTGAATACCGCTAAAAACAGCTGGAAAGCCGCATCTGAGAGTTTTGAGGGAAAACGATTCTACCACGTCTCTACGGATGAGGTTTATGGCTCGCTTCACAACCCCGAAGACTTTTTTACCGAACAAACTGCCTATGACCCACAATCGCCCTATTCAGCGTCTAAAGCTGCATCGGACCATTTCGTGCGGGCCTACGGCAACACCTATAAACTACCCGTTGTTTTATCGAACTGTTCGAACAACTACGGCCCGAATCATTTTCCGGAAAAGTTGATCCCACTGATGATTCATAACATTCAGACCAACAAGCCTTTACCCGTCTATGGAAAAGGAGAGAATGTTCGTGACTGGTTGTTTGTCGTAGACCACGCCCGCGCTATCGACGCTGTTTTTCATACAGGCAAATTAGGGGAAACCTACAACATTGGTGGCTTCAACGAGTGGAAAAACATTGATCTCGTCCACCTGTTGTGTTCGATTATGGACCGTAAACTTGGCCGCGAAGTAGGCACATCCGCCAAGCTGATCACGTACGTAACCGACCGGGCCGGACACGATCTGCGTTACGCCATCGACGCCCACAAGATTATGAATGAACTGGGCTGGCAACCCTCTCTTCAATTTGAAGAAGGTCTCGAAAAAACAGTCGACTGGTTCCTGGCTAATCAGGATTGGTTAGATAACGTCACCTCAGGAGCTTACCAGTCTTATTATCAGGGAATGTACGCAAATCGTTAA